A single window of Geitlerinema sp. PCC 9228 DNA harbors:
- a CDS encoding glycosyltransferase, giving the protein MQANSNPTVSVVVPVYNGEQTIQETIESILHQTFSDFEILVINDGSNDSTLDILSKIQQPKLKVFSYPNAGLSASRNRGVRQAKGDYISFIDADDLWTEDKLEKQLKALQENPNASVAYSWTNWIDGKGNFLRSGGYIHAEGDVFLDLLKRDFVESGSNVLVKTKAILEVGDFDESLNAVEDWDMWLRLAERYSFVCVPLPQILYRVSSTSMSADVWKMEKASFRAIEKACQNTSRKITKDLKAQIFGERYRYLTIKALDGYPDRKKGLTALNFLVKAIRYDASWLKRTKLMAILVLKIAISTLLPFSSSKETLKLFKRMTGKIA; this is encoded by the coding sequence ATGCAGGCAAATTCCAATCCCACAGTTTCGGTGGTTGTTCCGGTTTACAACGGAGAGCAAACCATCCAAGAAACGATAGAGTCAATTCTCCATCAAACCTTTTCCGATTTTGAAATTCTGGTCATTAACGACGGTTCCAACGATTCAACGTTGGATATTTTATCGAAAATTCAACAACCAAAGCTCAAGGTTTTCTCTTACCCCAATGCTGGATTGTCAGCCTCTAGAAATCGCGGGGTTCGTCAGGCTAAGGGAGATTATATTTCTTTTATTGATGCCGACGACCTTTGGACTGAAGATAAACTGGAGAAACAGCTAAAAGCACTGCAAGAAAATCCCAATGCAAGCGTAGCTTACAGTTGGACCAACTGGATTGATGGTAAGGGAAATTTTTTACGTTCTGGCGGTTACATTCATGCCGAGGGCGATGTATTTTTGGATTTGTTAAAAAGAGATTTCGTCGAAAGCGGTTCCAATGTATTAGTAAAAACTAAGGCAATTCTGGAGGTTGGCGATTTTGATGAATCGTTAAATGCGGTAGAAGATTGGGATATGTGGTTGCGATTGGCCGAGAGATATTCGTTTGTTTGCGTTCCCTTACCTCAAATTCTCTATCGAGTATCTTCTACTTCCATGTCTGCCGATGTGTGGAAGATGGAAAAAGCTAGTTTTCGAGCGATTGAAAAGGCTTGCCAAAATACTTCTAGAAAGATAACTAAAGACCTGAAGGCACAAATTTTCGGGGAGCGATATCGATATTTGACGATTAAGGCGCTGGATGGATATCCAGATAGAAAAAAAGGACTAACTGCCCTGAATTTTTTGGTCAAAGCTATTCGTTACGATGCTTCTTGGCTAAAGAGAACGAAGCTGATGGCAATTCTGGTTTTGAAAATTGCTATTTCTACATTACTTCCTTTTTCAAGCTCTAAAGAAACTCTCAAGTTGTTCAAACGAATGACAGGGAAAATTGCTTGA
- the hpsE gene encoding hormogonium polysaccharide biosynthesis glycosyltransferase HpsE, translating to MNFNKQFTIAIPTFNSAQRLPLLLEKLKAQTAVDDLTWEVVVVDNNSSDNTAEMVRQYQENWLDAVPLRYILETQQGAAFARLKAVQEADGELIGFLDDDNLPDNNWIANAFAFCQKLPKAGAVGGQIHANFEVQPPEGFDRIKQFLAIREHGSIPYQFDAYNLRLPPAASLVVRKQAWMESVPAQPALSGKLPGILIQGDDYEPLLYMYKSGWEIWYNPDMVTYHQIPHWRLEKDYLLKIARGCGLATYTLRTINAQPQETPILFARTFLGNLRRILAHAIQYRTQLKMDLIARFQFEFFFASMLSPFLALNRRFKFK from the coding sequence ATGAATTTTAACAAGCAATTTACGATTGCCATTCCTACCTTTAATAGTGCTCAACGCTTACCCCTGCTGCTGGAAAAACTCAAAGCACAAACCGCAGTTGACGACCTCACCTGGGAAGTAGTTGTAGTTGACAACAACAGCAGCGACAATACGGCAGAGATGGTGCGTCAATACCAAGAAAATTGGTTGGATGCCGTTCCTTTGAGGTATATATTGGAGACCCAACAGGGAGCTGCTTTTGCCAGGTTAAAAGCGGTACAAGAAGCCGATGGGGAATTGATTGGTTTTCTCGATGATGATAATTTACCCGACAACAACTGGATAGCTAATGCATTTGCGTTTTGCCAGAAATTGCCGAAAGCTGGTGCGGTTGGCGGACAAATTCACGCCAATTTTGAAGTACAACCTCCGGAAGGATTTGACAGAATCAAACAATTTTTGGCAATTCGGGAACATGGTTCGATTCCCTATCAATTTGATGCGTATAATTTAAGATTGCCACCAGCAGCATCCCTAGTGGTTCGCAAGCAAGCTTGGATGGAAAGCGTTCCTGCTCAACCGGCTTTAAGCGGAAAATTGCCTGGCATTCTTATCCAAGGAGATGATTACGAACCTTTATTATATATGTACAAGTCGGGTTGGGAAATTTGGTACAATCCGGACATGGTTACCTACCATCAAATTCCCCACTGGCGGTTGGAAAAAGATTACTTGCTGAAAATTGCGCGGGGATGTGGACTAGCCACCTATACCCTCAGAACGATTAACGCTCAACCCCAAGAAACTCCTATCCTGTTTGCTCGCACTTTTCTAGGGAACTTGCGGCGGATTTTGGCACATGCTATCCAATACAGAACTCAATTGAAGATGGATTTAATTGCGCGCTTTCAGTTTGAGTTCTTTTTCGCCAGTATGCTTAGTCCTTTTTTGGCGCTCAATAGAAGGTTTAAGTTTAAATAG
- the hpsE gene encoding hormogonium polysaccharide biosynthesis glycosyltransferase HpsE: MLDLTIAIPTYNGEKRLPLVLEKLRSQTETEGIAWEVLIVDNNSSDGTAIIVEQFRQNWPGEIPLRYVLENQQGAAFARQRAIRESKAELVGFLDDDNIPESNWVWQAVRFAREHPQAGAYGSQIHGIFEAEPPPNFDRIKPFFAITQRGNQPLPYPPYRNLLPPSAGLVVRRQAWIECVPQQSILSGRVPGSMLTGEDLEVLSYIHRQSAWEIWYNPHMQIAHKIPPHRLQAEYLIPFMRGIGLSRYVTRLVGVNPLVKPFAVAAYWVNDLRKMSVHAFKHGFRWHQDLVAACQMELLIGSLTSPFYFWNLLGSKSVQPRLKGKHEF; this comes from the coding sequence ATGCTAGATCTAACTATTGCTATTCCTACCTACAACGGTGAGAAACGGCTACCGCTGGTTTTAGAAAAATTGCGATCGCAAACTGAAACCGAAGGGATTGCCTGGGAAGTCTTAATTGTAGACAACAACAGTTCCGACGGCACAGCTATAATTGTAGAACAATTTCGGCAAAACTGGCCTGGGGAAATTCCTCTACGCTATGTTTTAGAAAACCAACAAGGAGCCGCCTTTGCCCGCCAGCGAGCCATACGGGAGTCCAAAGCGGAGCTAGTTGGCTTTTTAGATGATGACAATATACCAGAAAGCAACTGGGTATGGCAAGCAGTACGATTTGCTCGGGAACACCCGCAAGCAGGAGCCTATGGCAGTCAAATTCACGGCATCTTTGAAGCCGAACCACCGCCAAACTTCGATCGTATCAAACCATTTTTCGCCATCACCCAACGGGGCAACCAACCACTACCTTACCCTCCTTACCGCAACCTACTGCCACCATCGGCGGGATTGGTGGTTCGACGCCAAGCATGGATAGAATGCGTTCCCCAACAAAGCATTTTGAGCGGTCGCGTTCCCGGAAGCATGCTCACCGGGGAAGATTTGGAAGTATTATCCTACATTCACCGCCAGTCTGCATGGGAAATTTGGTACAACCCCCACATGCAAATCGCTCATAAAATTCCTCCCCACCGCTTGCAAGCAGAATATTTGATTCCCTTTATGCGGGGAATTGGATTGAGTCGCTATGTAACGCGGTTGGTTGGGGTGAATCCACTTGTGAAACCATTTGCCGTTGCTGCCTATTGGGTCAACGATTTACGTAAAATGTCCGTGCATGCCTTCAAACATGGTTTTCGTTGGCACCAAGATTTGGTAGCAGCCTGTCAAATGGAACTGTTGATTGGTAGTTTGACAAGTCCTTTCTATTTCTGGAATTTGTTGGGAAGTAAATCCGTTCAGCCGCGGTTGAAGGGAAAACATGAATTTTAA
- a CDS encoding response regulator, whose amino-acid sequence MVPSQPIDILVVDDTTENVQLLSSLLSEQGYNVRKAVSGKMALTAAKRRVPDLILLDIKMPHMDGYTVCQYLKNDNTTCNVPVIFLSALDEAADKVKAFQVGGVDYITKPFQFEEVLARIQNQLTIQSLQQRLQQTITELKASQAEIIQKEKMASLGQLVAGMAHEINNPITFIYSNIAIVREYANNLLRILQCYRQEYPHPSQSLQEILEETDFEFIADDLHKLIDSMEVGSKRIRSTILSLRHFSKLASSEVKPTDIHENIDSTLQMLQHRLQPSQDYGDFPTIDVVKSYGDLPSVTCSASRLNQVFFYIINNAIDALQAAFAREMSHCQPPTIWISTKILDSDRIQIAIADNGVGMSEETRSHLFDPFFTTKPVGEGSGLGLYASYQIVTNEHGGTLHCHSETEKGTEFLVQLPKQVEASPTRELA is encoded by the coding sequence ATGGTTCCCTCCCAACCGATTGATATTTTGGTTGTTGACGATACAACCGAAAACGTACAACTTTTATCTTCGTTGCTATCAGAACAGGGATACAACGTTCGCAAAGCAGTAAGCGGTAAAATGGCTTTGACAGCTGCCAAAAGGCGAGTGCCGGATTTAATTTTGTTGGATATAAAAATGCCTCATATGGATGGGTATACGGTTTGCCAATATCTCAAAAACGACAACACTACCTGCAACGTTCCCGTAATTTTTTTAAGTGCTTTAGACGAGGCTGCCGATAAAGTCAAAGCTTTTCAGGTAGGCGGGGTAGATTATATCACCAAACCGTTTCAATTTGAAGAAGTGCTGGCACGGATTCAAAACCAACTTACCATTCAAAGTTTGCAGCAACGATTGCAACAAACCATTACCGAACTGAAGGCTAGCCAAGCAGAAATTATCCAAAAAGAGAAAATGGCTAGTTTGGGGCAGTTGGTTGCGGGAATGGCTCACGAAATTAACAATCCCATTACGTTTATTTATAGTAATATTGCAATTGTGCGGGAGTATGCCAATAATTTGCTGCGAATTCTGCAATGCTACCGGCAGGAATATCCCCATCCCAGCCAATCGCTGCAGGAAATTTTAGAGGAAACCGATTTTGAATTTATAGCTGACGACCTACATAAATTAATCGATTCTATGGAAGTGGGATCGAAACGCATTCGTAGTACGATTTTATCATTGCGCCATTTTTCTAAGTTGGCTTCGTCCGAGGTGAAACCTACAGACATCCATGAAAATATCGATAGTACTTTACAGATGTTGCAGCATCGCTTGCAACCAAGCCAAGATTATGGGGATTTCCCCACCATAGACGTGGTTAAAAGTTACGGCGATTTGCCTTCGGTGACTTGCTCTGCTAGTCGCCTCAATCAAGTATTTTTTTATATCATTAACAATGCCATTGATGCTTTGCAAGCTGCTTTCGCGCGGGAAATGTCTCACTGCCAACCACCTACTATCTGGATTTCGACTAAAATATTAGATAGCGATCGCATTCAAATTGCTATTGCTGATAATGGTGTAGGTATGTCGGAGGAAACGCGATCGCATTTGTTCGATCCTTTCTTTACCACCAAACCAGTGGGAGAAGGTTCGGGATTGGGATTGTATGCTAGCTACCAAATTGTTACCAACGAACATGGAGGAACGTTGCACTGTCATTCGGAAACAGAAAAGGGAACCGAGTTTCTCGTTCAACTACCCAAACAAGTAGAAGCTTCCCCCACCAGGGAACTTGCTTGA
- a CDS encoding ATP-binding protein: MPHGNCYLWQTPLVWLHLVSNLAIAIAYFSIPALIIYFTYKRKDLPFLRVFILFGAFIVACGIGHLLDVVTLWYPLYWISGIERAMTALVSCYTAIELVWLLPRFLSLKTPEQLEVINQELQKEITERQQAETTLKNIVTGTASVTGEAFFPALVERLATALQVPYVFISEIGDNSQTTANIVAAWYRDRLLKNWSHSITGTPCEQTIQQKQPQYYYQNVQSYFPEDPLLPTIEAESYFGIPLFDSQKQIIGNLCIIDTKPRKLDSRSQDIIDVFAARASAELQRQHALKALSQAYEELEIRVQERTAELAQTNATLEAEIQVRKSTESKLQQAKEAADAANQAKSEFLANMSHELRTPLNAILGFSQLMNRQVDTNSQHKKYLDTIQSSGEHLLDLINDVLEMSKIEAQQITYEEQDFDLHKLLENIQQMLYPRAEKKGLPLHLLYDSEIPETIRSDERKLRQVLINLLNNAVKFTESGYVALRVSAEPPRQNLVRLKFAVEDTGKGIAPEENQKLFQAFAQTKTGLQSGEGTGLGLAISQKFVQLMGGEITVCSTLGVGSTFAFNIQTSIVETNTVAESSLQENKIVPIAANMPTYRILIVEDTANNRSLLLQILGEFNFELRAAKDGQEAIAIWERWQPHLILMDIQMPEMGGMEAIQKIKSSPQGQQTKIIALTASAMEQQKQNILATGCDHLIIKPFRQQELLEKIEQHLDIQLVRQSDTKDTAESSFASDQTEISQEILENLPTMPVTWWQQLHEAAIVGDDSWVLQLLAQIPPESDSLSTTLANLAQNFQFEEIIDLVEKVQPSGF, encoded by the coding sequence ATGCCACACGGAAACTGCTATTTGTGGCAAACGCCGTTGGTGTGGCTGCATTTGGTCAGTAATTTAGCGATCGCGATCGCATATTTTTCCATACCAGCCCTAATTATCTATTTTACCTACAAACGCAAAGACCTGCCCTTTCTAAGAGTTTTTATTCTTTTTGGTGCCTTTATCGTTGCTTGCGGTATCGGCCATCTCTTAGATGTAGTTACCCTGTGGTACCCCCTGTATTGGATATCGGGAATCGAACGTGCCATGACAGCACTGGTTTCCTGCTATACCGCTATCGAACTAGTCTGGTTGCTGCCTAGATTTTTATCTTTAAAAACCCCAGAACAATTAGAAGTCATCAACCAAGAACTACAAAAAGAAATAACCGAACGCCAGCAAGCAGAAACCACCTTAAAAAATATTGTCACCGGCACTGCCTCCGTAACTGGCGAAGCCTTTTTCCCCGCCTTGGTAGAACGTTTGGCCACAGCTTTACAAGTACCCTACGTTTTTATTAGCGAAATTGGTGACAACAGCCAAACAACTGCCAATATCGTTGCTGCTTGGTATCGCGATCGCTTATTAAAAAATTGGTCCCATTCTATCACCGGAACTCCCTGCGAACAAACCATCCAACAAAAACAACCCCAATACTATTACCAAAACGTACAATCCTATTTTCCCGAAGACCCTCTACTACCAACAATCGAAGCCGAAAGTTATTTTGGCATCCCTCTTTTTGACAGCCAAAAACAAATAATTGGCAACCTGTGCATTATAGATACCAAACCGAGAAAACTCGACAGTCGCAGCCAAGATATTATCGATGTATTTGCCGCTAGAGCTTCCGCAGAATTGCAACGCCAGCATGCCTTAAAAGCCTTATCCCAAGCCTACGAAGAATTGGAAATTCGGGTGCAAGAACGTACCGCCGAACTTGCCCAAACCAACGCCACATTAGAAGCAGAAATCCAGGTACGAAAATCCACAGAATCCAAATTGCAGCAAGCCAAAGAAGCTGCCGATGCAGCCAACCAAGCCAAAAGCGAATTTCTTGCCAACATGAGCCACGAATTGAGAACCCCTTTAAATGCAATTTTAGGGTTTTCCCAGTTAATGAACCGTCAAGTTGACACCAATTCTCAACACAAAAAATATCTAGATACCATTCAAAGCAGCGGCGAACATCTGTTGGATTTAATTAACGACGTGTTAGAAATGTCGAAAATTGAAGCCCAACAAATCACCTACGAAGAACAGGATTTCGACTTGCATAAATTACTAGAAAATATTCAGCAAATGCTCTATCCCAGAGCCGAGAAAAAAGGATTGCCGCTACACTTACTTTACGACAGCGAAATTCCGGAAACCATTAGAAGCGACGAACGAAAACTACGACAGGTTCTGATTAACTTGCTCAACAATGCCGTTAAATTTACCGAATCGGGATACGTAGCTTTGCGCGTGTCAGCAGAACCTCCCAGACAAAATTTGGTGCGTTTGAAATTTGCTGTAGAAGATACAGGCAAGGGAATTGCCCCCGAAGAAAACCAAAAATTGTTCCAAGCTTTTGCACAAACCAAAACCGGATTGCAATCGGGAGAAGGAACGGGATTGGGATTGGCAATTAGTCAAAAATTCGTACAGTTGATGGGTGGTGAAATTACCGTTTGCAGTACGCTGGGAGTAGGCAGTACCTTTGCTTTTAACATACAAACTAGTATCGTCGAAACCAATACCGTTGCAGAATCTTCTCTTCAAGAAAATAAAATTGTCCCGATAGCAGCCAATATGCCTACTTACCGCATTTTGATTGTAGAAGATACCGCCAACAATCGCTCGTTGCTATTGCAAATTCTGGGAGAATTCAATTTTGAACTACGCGCAGCCAAAGATGGTCAAGAAGCGATCGCAATTTGGGAACGCTGGCAACCGCATTTAATTCTGATGGATATTCAAATGCCAGAAATGGGAGGTATGGAAGCCATCCAAAAAATCAAAAGTTCCCCCCAAGGTCAACAAACCAAAATTATTGCCTTAACTGCCAGTGCCATGGAACAACAGAAACAAAACATTTTAGCAACAGGATGCGACCATTTGATTATCAAACCCTTTCGCCAGCAGGAATTGCTAGAAAAAATCGAACAACATTTAGACATCCAGTTGGTTCGCCAATCCGATACTAAGGATACGGCAGAATCCTCATTTGCTAGCGACCAAACCGAAATTTCCCAGGAAATCCTCGAAAACTTACCAACCATGCCAGTAACGTGGTGGCAACAATTGCACGAAGCTGCTATTGTTGGGGATGACAGTTGGGTTTTGCAGTTGCTAGCACAGATTCCCCCAGAATCCGATTCCCTATCAACCACCCTAGCGAATTTAGCCCAAAACTTCCAGTTTGAAGAAATTATCGATCTGGTAGAGAAAGTGCAACCATCCGGTTTTTAG
- a CDS encoding patatin-like phospholipase family protein, whose translation MKKFRILAIDGGGIRGIIPGQILITLERKIQERTGNPDAKIADYFDFFAGTSTGGILSCILTCPQEDNGQMRPRFSAQDAVDLYLEKGGEIFSVDLWQKLRSYGGLLDEKFSAKALEKNLQAYFQDLQLSQLLRPCLITSYDIERGKPHFFKQHEAKRFRGSDFLVREVARSTSAAPTYFEVAQNYSLSEVSYALIDGGVFVNNPTLSAYAEVRSSFQKTATGYVLKKENQNGDLVTAKDMVILSLGTGKIHHTYEYEQAKDWGLAEWVKPLIDIMMAGVSETVDYQVEQIFQTIENPKQYLRVNPEITDEEMHAMDNATPENLTALKELATYTAECHREELDNVVEQLVAE comes from the coding sequence GTGAAAAAATTTAGAATTTTAGCCATTGACGGTGGCGGTATTCGCGGGATAATCCCCGGACAAATTTTAATAACTTTAGAAAGGAAAATCCAGGAACGCACGGGAAATCCTGATGCCAAAATTGCGGATTATTTTGATTTTTTTGCTGGGACAAGTACCGGTGGCATTCTTTCTTGCATTCTAACTTGCCCGCAAGAAGACAACGGTCAAATGCGCCCGCGTTTTTCCGCTCAAGATGCCGTCGATTTGTACCTGGAAAAAGGCGGCGAAATTTTCAGCGTTGACCTGTGGCAAAAACTGCGCAGTTATGGCGGTTTGCTCGATGAAAAGTTTTCTGCCAAAGCTCTAGAAAAGAATTTACAAGCCTACTTCCAAGATTTGCAGCTCAGCCAGTTGCTGCGACCCTGTTTGATTACTTCCTACGATATCGAACGAGGCAAGCCACATTTTTTCAAACAACACGAAGCCAAACGTTTTCGGGGCAGTGATTTTTTGGTGCGGGAAGTGGCAAGGTCAACATCCGCCGCTCCCACCTACTTTGAAGTGGCACAGAATTATTCTCTATCAGAGGTCAGCTACGCTCTCATTGACGGGGGAGTTTTTGTGAACAATCCTACCCTATCGGCGTATGCGGAAGTACGGAGTAGTTTTCAAAAAACTGCTACCGGTTACGTTCTCAAAAAGGAAAATCAAAACGGCGATTTGGTAACGGCGAAGGATATGGTGATTTTGTCTTTGGGAACTGGGAAAATTCACCATACCTACGAATACGAACAAGCTAAGGATTGGGGGTTAGCCGAATGGGTTAAACCCCTAATCGATATTATGATGGCAGGCGTATCGGAAACGGTTGACTATCAGGTCGAGCAAATTTTCCAAACTATTGAAAATCCCAAACAGTATTTGCGCGTCAATCCGGAAATTACAGACGAGGAAATGCATGCTATGGATAATGCCACGCCAGAGAATTTGACAGCGTTGAAGGAACTAGCCACCTATACCGCAGAATGCCATCGTGAGGAACTAGATAATGTGGTGGAACAGCTGGTGGCTGAGTAG
- a CDS encoding tetratricopeptide repeat protein: protein MAANSYADLGNTHLKAHRWQEAIACFLQALREQPNRWWLYHQLGEAYMHLQQWQEAAKAYRRAIRLNSQFCWSYHRLADAWRQLDQPKRAIAAYHRAIALHPDFVWSYYNLGQAYEQVQQWQKAAISYLHAAAKQDQLPDIIPKLGRTLQRSQQGVQTNVNVYRGWLYPEFGDFPPFPEQPKFYQQLARNLTTAGYWQAAIALYNVALSLPSENPEFSQQLQQELAQVSQQQKALDRQIAALHVDIEQDPNHPWHYYQLGLLYSQQHQLQNAAIAFQKSLQLRPDLPWWFYKNLWNTLANADALEPAIALFRSHLKNPIYSLPTYCTFALNIAEAFTQQGNIEAAISYHQTVCYRQTLAIHPHFVRYCWQENTQPVPHFIIIGAQRSGTTSLYSYLSQHPQIIPPIKKELDFFSWHFQRGISWYRSHFPPIPDSVGYITGEASPSYLTHTAAAQRLFQFSPHLQFIVLLRHPVRRTVSHYYRWVKLAWETRPLEMALEIEMQRYQAGASCWNQAGSYVGNSLYAEFLQHWFSIFPREQFLILPSEYLYEHPQAATTEVCRFLNISESSLSHYPAFAANSYPPIPDYLQQKLEDFFQPYNRQLMDLLGDRFSWES, encoded by the coding sequence ATGGCTGCCAATTCATATGCCGATTTGGGAAATACCCATTTAAAAGCACACCGCTGGCAGGAAGCCATTGCTTGTTTCTTGCAGGCTTTGCGAGAACAACCCAACCGCTGGTGGCTTTACCACCAACTGGGGGAAGCCTACATGCATTTGCAGCAGTGGCAGGAAGCGGCGAAGGCTTACCGTCGTGCCATTCGTCTCAATTCCCAGTTTTGCTGGTCTTACCATCGGTTGGCAGATGCGTGGCGGCAGCTTGACCAACCCAAACGCGCGATCGCTGCTTACCACCGTGCCATTGCTTTGCATCCGGATTTTGTCTGGTCTTACTATAATTTAGGGCAAGCTTACGAACAAGTTCAACAGTGGCAAAAGGCAGCGATTTCCTATCTCCATGCTGCTGCCAAGCAGGACCAACTTCCCGATATCATTCCCAAACTAGGCAGAACCCTGCAGCGATCGCAACAAGGGGTGCAAACCAATGTCAATGTTTATCGGGGTTGGTTGTATCCAGAATTCGGCGATTTTCCCCCGTTTCCGGAACAACCAAAATTTTACCAGCAGTTGGCGAGAAATTTGACGACTGCCGGTTACTGGCAAGCCGCGATCGCTTTGTACAATGTTGCCCTGTCTTTGCCTTCCGAAAATCCCGAATTTTCCCAACAATTGCAACAAGAACTTGCCCAAGTTTCCCAACAGCAAAAAGCACTCGACCGGCAAATTGCTGCTTTACATGTAGATATCGAACAAGACCCAAATCATCCTTGGCACTACTACCAACTGGGTTTGCTCTACAGCCAGCAACACCAACTGCAAAATGCCGCGATCGCATTTCAAAAAAGTTTGCAACTTCGCCCCGATTTGCCCTGGTGGTTTTATAAAAATCTCTGGAATACCCTTGCCAACGCCGATGCTTTAGAACCTGCCATTGCCCTATTTCGTTCCCACCTCAAAAATCCCATCTATTCTCTACCCACCTACTGTACTTTTGCTCTAAATATCGCCGAAGCGTTTACCCAACAAGGCAATATCGAAGCGGCGATTTCCTACCACCAAACCGTCTGCTACCGCCAAACCCTCGCCATTCATCCCCATTTTGTTCGCTATTGCTGGCAAGAAAACACCCAACCAGTTCCTCATTTTATCATTATTGGTGCCCAACGCAGCGGTACTACTTCTCTATACAGCTATCTCAGCCAGCATCCCCAAATCATCCCGCCTATTAAAAAAGAACTCGACTTTTTTTCCTGGCATTTCCAACGGGGAATTTCCTGGTATCGTTCCCATTTTCCTCCCATTCCCGACAGCGTTGGCTATATCACCGGCGAAGCCAGTCCCAGCTATTTAACTCATACCGCAGCAGCCCAACGACTGTTCCAATTTTCTCCCCATCTCCAATTTATCGTTCTGTTACGCCATCCCGTTCGTCGCACGGTTTCCCATTACTATCGTTGGGTGAAATTGGCTTGGGAAACGCGTCCTTTGGAAATGGCTTTGGAAATAGAAATGCAACGATATCAAGCTGGTGCCAGTTGTTGGAATCAAGCTGGTAGCTATGTGGGAAATAGTTTGTATGCTGAGTTTCTGCAACACTGGTTTTCGATTTTTCCCAGAGAGCAATTTTTGATTCTGCCCAGCGAATATTTATACGAACATCCCCAGGCAGCAACGACGGAAGTTTGCCGGTTTTTGAATATCTCAGAATCTTCCCTTTCCCATTATCCTGCCTTCGCTGCTAATTCTTACCCGCCGATACCGGACTATCTGCAGCAAAAACTAGAGGATTTTTTTCAACCTTACAATCGCCAATTAATGGATTTATTGGGCGATCGCTTTTCTTGGGAGTCGTAG
- a CDS encoding ankyrin repeat domain-containing protein: protein MSDLVEAAKTGDKATAIRLLEAGEDVNSTDAEGLSALTAAAEAGYQEIVQLLLDWGVDVNAGDEDNWTALMGAAAAGYLNIVELLVSWGADVHAKSSFGMNPLMAAAAKGHRQVVEFLLDRGVDPKAKDNHHWTALIWAADAGHQEIVDILKSS, encoded by the coding sequence ATGAGCGACCTAGTAGAAGCAGCAAAAACGGGGGATAAGGCAACTGCGATTCGTTTGCTAGAAGCTGGTGAGGATGTTAACAGCACCGATGCAGAAGGATTGAGTGCCCTAACAGCAGCTGCCGAAGCAGGATATCAAGAGATTGTCCAATTATTGTTGGACTGGGGAGTGGATGTCAATGCTGGCGATGAAGATAATTGGACGGCTTTAATGGGAGCGGCGGCGGCTGGTTATCTAAATATTGTAGAATTATTGGTAAGTTGGGGCGCTGATGTCCATGCTAAATCCAGTTTTGGCATGAATCCGCTGATGGCAGCGGCGGCGAAAGGGCATCGCCAGGTGGTCGAGTTTTTGCTGGATCGGGGAGTCGATCCAAAAGCGAAGGATAACCACCATTGGACGGCTTTAATTTGGGCAGCCGATGCCGGACATCAGGAAATTGTCGATATTTTGAAATCTAGCTAG